A part of Thermotoga sp. KOL6 genomic DNA contains:
- the dnaJ gene encoding molecular chaperone DnaJ has translation MRREKKDYYEILGVPRNATQEEIRRAYKKLVKEWHPDRHPENRKEAEQRFKEIQEAYEILSDPQKRAMYDRFGYVGEQPSYQEGRTSGSFFEDFLRDFEDIFNRDIFEVFFGEEPHRRERKEYSHRGEDIKYEIEVNLSDLINGTEIPIEYERYETCPRCGGTGVEPDSGYINCPKCGGTGRIREEKRSFFGYFVSERTCDECGGTGKIPRELCHECGGSGRVLRRVRRTIKIPPNVEDGTQLRIPGGGNAGYYGGPYGDLIVIVRLKPDNRFRKSGKNLLYDITIDYLQAILGTTVEIPLPEGGTTMLKIPAGTQPGTVFKLKGKGLPDEYGRRGDLLVNVQVEIPKNLSREERKVLEDLAKKRGIPIT, from the coding sequence ATGAGAAGAGAGAAAAAAGATTACTACGAAATTCTTGGTGTTCCGAGAAACGCCACTCAAGAAGAAATAAGAAGAGCCTACAAGAAACTTGTAAAAGAATGGCATCCAGACAGACATCCGGAGAACAGGAAAGAAGCCGAACAACGTTTTAAAGAAATTCAAGAAGCCTACGAGATTCTGAGTGATCCACAGAAGAGAGCCATGTACGATCGATTTGGATACGTGGGAGAACAACCTTCCTACCAAGAAGGAAGGACGAGTGGGAGTTTTTTCGAAGATTTTCTTAGAGATTTCGAGGATATTTTCAACAGGGATATATTCGAGGTGTTTTTTGGGGAAGAACCACATCGCAGAGAAAGAAAAGAATACTCTCATAGAGGAGAGGATATCAAATATGAAATAGAGGTAAATCTTTCTGACCTGATCAATGGAACAGAAATACCAATAGAGTACGAAAGATACGAAACATGTCCTAGATGTGGTGGTACAGGAGTAGAGCCTGATTCCGGGTACATCAACTGTCCTAAATGTGGTGGAACAGGAAGAATCAGAGAGGAAAAACGGTCTTTCTTTGGGTATTTTGTTAGTGAGCGCACATGTGACGAATGCGGGGGAACAGGAAAGATTCCCAGAGAGCTCTGTCATGAGTGTGGCGGGAGTGGAAGAGTTCTAAGGAGAGTGCGAAGAACTATAAAGATACCACCGAACGTTGAAGATGGAACTCAGTTGAGGATACCTGGCGGTGGGAATGCAGGATACTATGGAGGGCCTTATGGTGATTTGATTGTAATAGTGAGACTGAAACCCGACAACAGGTTCAGAAAATCCGGAAAGAATCTACTGTACGATATCACGATAGATTACCTCCAAGCAATTCTGGGAACCACTGTCGAAATCCCCCTTCCAGAGGGTGGAACCACTATGTTAAAGATACCAGCTGGCACACAACCTGGAACGGTGTTCAAATTGAAAGGTAAAGGTCTACCAGACGAGTATGGACGAAGAGGAGACTTACTCGTGAATGTTCAAGTTGAGATTCCAAAGAATCTGTCCAGAGAAGAAAGAAAAGTTCTCGAGGATTTGGCTAAAAAACGGGGAATTCCCATTACCTAA
- a CDS encoding nucleotide exchange factor GrpE — protein MSERERIECKELEERCKELEEYAKRLKAEYENYREEVAREKRELIKNANEYLISKLIPILDDFERALNQGERGESFYEGIKLIYKKLLNVLEKEGLTKIQIGETFDPFEHEAVERVETEDVEEYTILEVVENGYKFHGKVLKPAKVKVAVKPRKSDISTGKHSSEE, from the coding sequence ATGTCTGAAAGAGAAAGAATAGAATGCAAAGAATTGGAAGAAAGATGCAAAGAACTCGAAGAATACGCAAAAAGATTGAAAGCTGAATACGAAAATTATCGAGAAGAAGTCGCCCGAGAGAAAAGAGAGCTCATAAAAAATGCGAACGAATATTTAATATCAAAATTGATTCCCATTCTTGATGATTTTGAAAGAGCACTGAATCAAGGGGAACGCGGTGAATCTTTTTACGAAGGAATAAAGCTCATTTACAAGAAACTTTTGAACGTCCTTGAAAAAGAGGGACTCACGAAAATACAGATAGGGGAAACGTTCGATCCTTTCGAACATGAAGCAGTTGAAAGAGTAGAAACAGAGGATGTGGAAGAGTACACGATACTTGAAGTTGTCGAGAACGGCTACAAATTCCATGGAAAGGTCTTGAAACCTGCAAAGGTAAAAGTGGCAGTGAAACCTAGAAAAAGCGACATTTCCACTGGCAAACATAGTAGCGAGGAGTGA
- the hrcA gene encoding heat-inducible transcriptional repressor HrcA: MRGRQNRRKDLKKLNDRQRKVLYCIVREYIESKKPVSSQRVLEISNIDFSSATIRNDMKKLEYLGYIYQPHTSAGRVPTDKGFRFYYEEMVKLTEETTETDVEVEAIKFIPLADPEKVLLLAGNLLSRLTGGYVLLERPNPKELRILRVLLIPISEDYIIFSILTEFGVSKITPIRVHENWNWEEIEKQLNLILKGRTIDEILSGKVETLRGSNLVKLIESVISEKLERYVDVGLENLLKDDTLDLEDIKNLLEEVKDQEFLESLIEEEKDVTVKIGKEIGRKKLEKFAIFSGRYFKNTSPIGSVFLFTSKVTRYDKNRKVFDYVLNRLSEFFTSVSRR, from the coding sequence ATGAGAGGACGTCAAAACAGGAGAAAAGATCTCAAAAAACTGAACGATCGACAAAGAAAGGTTCTCTATTGTATTGTTCGAGAATATATAGAAAGCAAAAAACCTGTAAGTTCACAAAGAGTGCTTGAAATAAGCAACATAGACTTCAGCAGTGCCACTATAAGAAATGATATGAAAAAGCTGGAATATCTTGGATACATCTATCAACCCCATACCTCTGCTGGTCGCGTTCCGACCGACAAAGGTTTCAGGTTCTACTACGAAGAGATGGTGAAACTAACAGAAGAAACTACAGAAACAGATGTGGAAGTAGAAGCCATTAAATTTATTCCGCTCGCTGATCCTGAAAAGGTCTTACTCTTGGCTGGAAATCTCTTGTCCCGACTCACAGGAGGATACGTCCTACTGGAGAGACCGAATCCTAAAGAGTTAAGAATTCTTCGCGTATTGCTCATACCGATTTCCGAAGACTACATTATATTCTCCATACTTACAGAATTCGGTGTTTCAAAAATTACCCCTATAAGAGTCCATGAAAATTGGAACTGGGAAGAGATAGAGAAACAATTGAATCTTATTCTCAAAGGAAGAACGATTGATGAGATCTTGAGTGGAAAAGTAGAAACCTTGAGAGGGAGCAATCTTGTCAAATTGATAGAATCAGTGATCAGTGAAAAGCTAGAAAGGTACGTAGATGTTGGCCTGGAAAATCTCTTAAAGGATGACACTCTCGATCTCGAAGACATAAAGAATCTATTGGAAGAGGTGAAAGATCAAGAATTTCTCGAAAGTCTGATCGAAGAGGAAAAAGATGTAACGGTAAAAATAGGGAAAGAGATTGGGAGAAAAAAACTGGAGAAATTCGCGATCTTTTCTGGCAGATACTTCAAAAATACTTCACCAATAGGAAGTGTCTTTTTGTTCACCTCGAAAGTGACAAGATACGATAAAAACAGAAAAGTTTTCGATTATGTGTTAAACCGCTTATCTGAATTCTTCACATCGGTGTCCAGGAGGTGA
- a CDS encoding L-threonylcarbamoyladenylate synthase, with translation MTKVLKIDPLNPDEESLKEAVKLLREGEVIVFPTETVYGIGADAYNEEACRKIFEIKGRPSDNPLIVHIGSLSQLKEIADNYEPYMDFLEKFWPGPLTVIFPKKSKKISPVVTAGLPTVAVRMPAHPVAQKLIEMFGHPIAAPSANLSGRPSATNAKHVVEDFMGRVKMILDAGNAPFGLESTIIDLSKDHPVLLRPGPVEVEKLKEIFPELVVPDFVRSGKFSGKPLAPGMKYRHYAPSKPLILVENLEKMEGILRKYPNHIVICVEERKDLYRKKIVVGSLKKPYSIAQNMFAALREAEKTEKEYIIVEGVEERGILFAVMNRLRKAASEIVR, from the coding sequence ATGACGAAAGTGTTGAAAATCGATCCGTTGAATCCAGATGAGGAAAGTTTAAAAGAAGCTGTGAAGTTGCTTCGAGAAGGTGAAGTAATAGTCTTTCCCACCGAAACCGTCTATGGAATAGGTGCAGATGCCTACAACGAAGAAGCTTGTAGGAAAATTTTTGAAATCAAAGGAAGGCCTTCTGACAACCCTCTTATTGTGCACATAGGTTCTCTTTCTCAACTCAAGGAAATAGCAGACAATTACGAACCTTATATGGATTTTTTAGAAAAATTCTGGCCAGGACCTTTAACGGTTATTTTCCCGAAGAAATCGAAAAAGATTTCTCCCGTTGTCACCGCCGGATTACCAACAGTGGCCGTAAGGATGCCGGCGCATCCCGTTGCACAGAAATTGATAGAAATGTTTGGGCATCCAATAGCCGCACCGAGTGCGAATCTGTCTGGAAGGCCTAGTGCAACAAATGCAAAACATGTTGTAGAAGACTTCATGGGAAGAGTCAAAATGATTTTGGATGCAGGGAACGCTCCTTTCGGATTGGAATCAACCATAATAGATCTCTCTAAAGATCATCCCGTTCTCCTGAGACCCGGTCCTGTTGAGGTCGAAAAATTAAAAGAGATTTTTCCCGAACTTGTTGTCCCAGATTTTGTGAGAAGTGGTAAATTCTCTGGGAAGCCTTTAGCTCCAGGTATGAAGTACCGACATTATGCTCCTTCTAAACCTTTGATCCTAGTTGAAAATTTGGAAAAGATGGAAGGAATCTTGAGGAAATATCCAAATCATATTGTGATATGCGTTGAGGAGCGGAAGGATCTGTACAGAAAAAAAATCGTTGTAGGTTCTTTGAAAAAACCTTACAGCATTGCCCAAAATATGTTTGCAGCGCTCAGGGAAGCAGAAAAAACAGAAAAAGAGTATATAATTGTTGAAGGGGTTGAAGAAAGGGGTATTCTTTTTGCTGTGATGAATCGGCTCAGAAAAGCAGCGAGTGAAATTGTGAGGTGA
- a CDS encoding cell wall metabolism sensor histidine kinase WalK, protein MKEETYDHQTNKLLLLLSILIMEFSNSKEEKDVLLSLLNLVKRTVNVSDALLIDEKKRVILGREIDVSRFEEFIDWSLRQASPTFVEDSGNYVGIVPIVKLENFFGSLIVFMDHQPSMEEMEIFKIFSFLSAVVLENIRLYRELEGTYDYLSTILNSLPEGIFVYSNNGVRFQNKKFEEENFPEDVLEEAISISEEAISFKVERTGEIESDGEYFSIVSVPLFYNGEVQALTIVENVTASKELERLKRIDRMKTEFVANISHELRTPLAAIKAYAETIYNSLGELDSETLGEFMKVILDQSNHLESLLDELLDFSRLERRALQINKEEVNICELIESAVDAIREFASSHGVKVFFERKVPCTKVKVDKKRMKQVLLNLLNNGVKYSKKDASEKYVKVILDRDDEGTLIIVEDNGIGIPEHAKEKIFERFYRVDSSLTYEVSGTGLGLAITKEIVELHGGKIWVESKEGEGSKFFVWIPEDHGDNTVGQNS, encoded by the coding sequence TTGAAGGAAGAAACATACGATCACCAAACTAACAAGTTACTTTTGCTTCTATCGATATTGATAATGGAATTTTCGAATTCGAAAGAGGAAAAGGATGTTCTCCTCAGTTTGTTGAATCTTGTAAAAAGAACTGTGAATGTCAGCGATGCTCTCCTGATCGACGAGAAAAAAAGAGTGATCCTTGGTAGGGAAATAGACGTCAGCAGATTTGAGGAGTTTATAGATTGGTCTTTGAGACAAGCTTCTCCTACTTTTGTAGAAGATTCGGGGAACTACGTAGGAATCGTTCCTATAGTCAAGCTAGAGAATTTTTTTGGAAGCTTGATAGTTTTCATGGATCACCAACCTTCGATGGAAGAGATGGAGATTTTCAAGATCTTTTCTTTTCTCTCTGCTGTCGTGCTGGAGAATATAAGGCTTTATCGCGAACTGGAGGGAACATACGATTATTTGAGTACGATTCTCAACAGTCTTCCGGAAGGGATATTTGTTTATTCAAACAATGGAGTACGTTTCCAGAACAAAAAATTTGAAGAGGAAAACTTTCCAGAGGACGTACTGGAGGAAGCGATATCCATCTCGGAAGAAGCCATTTCATTCAAAGTAGAGCGAACAGGTGAGATCGAATCCGACGGGGAATATTTCTCTATTGTTTCCGTTCCCCTTTTTTACAACGGTGAAGTACAGGCTTTAACGATCGTGGAGAACGTTACAGCCTCTAAGGAACTTGAGAGATTGAAACGCATAGATAGAATGAAGACAGAATTTGTGGCGAATATATCCCATGAACTCAGAACACCTTTGGCTGCGATAAAAGCTTATGCAGAAACAATCTACAACAGTTTGGGAGAGCTCGACAGTGAAACTCTTGGGGAATTCATGAAAGTGATTTTAGACCAAAGTAATCATCTTGAGAGCCTTCTCGATGAACTCTTAGATTTTTCAAGACTCGAAAGGAGAGCATTGCAGATAAACAAAGAAGAGGTTAACATATGTGAGTTGATCGAAAGTGCGGTGGATGCGATAAGGGAATTTGCCTCCTCGCACGGTGTGAAGGTGTTTTTCGAAAGAAAAGTTCCGTGTACCAAAGTAAAAGTGGATAAGAAGAGAATGAAGCAGGTCCTTTTGAATCTTTTGAACAACGGTGTGAAGTATTCAAAGAAGGATGCTTCGGAGAAGTATGTAAAAGTGATATTGGACAGAGACGATGAAGGGACGTTGATCATCGTCGAAGATAATGGAATAGGAATTCCTGAACACGCCAAGGAGAAGATATTCGAACGATTTTACAGAGTTGATTCTTCTTTGACGTACGAAGTTTCTGGAACAGGTCTTGGTTTAGCCATAACAAAGGAAATTGTGGAGCTACATGGTGGAAAGATATGGGTTGAAAGTAAGGAGGGAGAGGGATCCAAGTTTTTCGTATGGATCCCCGAAGATCATGGCGATAACACTGTTGGACAAAATAGTTGA
- a CDS encoding HDOD domain-containing protein has translation MAITLLDKIVEEIDKLPSPNVVVQRIVAVCSKPDASSTEVANTLMMDASLSARVLKLANSAYYGIPRKITTLSEAVMILGFKTVRNLALSVFTYDMIFKNKRTGVDREKLWEHFIATAVASETVAETTGYPLKEEIFIAGLLHDIGKVVYDFLFSDVLEMEAQIAKKSKRNLIEIEEELGIPPHTEVGAKLLATWNFPDLLVYSADYHHSVEANPNELFLNQVAMVHIGDVLANLMVRGASLSWGTPSLSPFALNALRMKPRTLVRILEKSKEKYERAQEFLKLEE, from the coding sequence ATGGCGATAACACTGTTGGACAAAATAGTTGAAGAAATAGATAAGTTACCTTCTCCTAATGTTGTTGTTCAAAGAATAGTAGCCGTATGCTCGAAACCGGATGCCTCTTCAACCGAAGTGGCAAATACTCTCATGATGGACGCCAGTTTAAGTGCCAGAGTATTGAAACTCGCAAATTCTGCTTATTATGGAATTCCGAGAAAAATAACTACTTTGAGTGAAGCGGTGATGATCCTCGGCTTCAAAACGGTGAGAAATCTTGCCCTTAGTGTTTTTACCTACGATATGATCTTCAAGAACAAAAGAACTGGTGTTGACAGAGAAAAATTGTGGGAACATTTCATAGCAACGGCTGTTGCTTCCGAAACTGTCGCAGAAACAACAGGATATCCTTTAAAAGAGGAGATTTTCATAGCAGGTCTGCTTCATGATATTGGGAAAGTTGTATATGATTTTCTGTTTTCGGATGTCTTGGAAATGGAAGCCCAAATCGCAAAAAAATCGAAAAGGAATTTGATAGAAATAGAGGAAGAACTTGGAATTCCACCACACACTGAAGTTGGAGCAAAGCTGCTGGCAACTTGGAACTTTCCCGATCTTCTTGTCTATTCAGCCGATTATCATCACAGTGTTGAAGCAAACCCAAACGAGCTTTTTCTCAATCAAGTGGCGATGGTACACATAGGAGATGTATTGGCAAATCTCATGGTGAGAGGAGCTTCTTTGTCCTGGGGAACGCCATCTCTTTCACCTTTTGCCTTGAATGCGTTGCGAATGAAACCAAGAACTCTTGTGAGAATCTTAGAGAAATCCAAAGAAAAATACGAAAGAGCACAGGAGTTTCTGAAATTAGAAGAATAA
- the rbfA gene encoding 30S ribosome-binding factor RbfA: MHPTYRKAMLESEIQKLLTEALQHMKDPRLKKEFVTFSRVELSKDKRYADVYVSFLGKPEERKEVVEILNKAKGFFRTFVAKNLRLYVAPEIRFYEDKGIEASVRVHQLLNELGYDPFKGEEKEKE; encoded by the coding sequence ATGCATCCAACTTACAGGAAGGCAATGCTCGAATCTGAAATACAAAAACTTTTGACCGAAGCATTGCAGCATATGAAGGATCCACGTTTAAAAAAAGAGTTTGTGACTTTCTCTCGCGTCGAATTGTCGAAAGACAAAAGATATGCAGATGTGTACGTAAGTTTCTTGGGTAAACCGGAAGAACGGAAAGAGGTGGTAGAAATACTTAATAAAGCAAAGGGTTTTTTTAGAACTTTTGTGGCGAAAAATTTGAGGCTTTATGTTGCACCCGAGATTCGCTTCTATGAAGATAAGGGAATAGAGGCAAGTGTGAGGGTTCATCAACTTTTGAACGAATTGGGATACGATCCGTTTAAAGGGGAGGAGAAAGAAAAAGAATGA
- the truB gene encoding tRNA pseudouridine(55) synthase TruB: MKHGIIVAYKPKGPTSHDTVDEVRKKLKTRKVGHAGTLDPFACGVLIIGINQGTRVLEFYKDLNKVYWVKMRLGLITETFDITGEVVEERECKVSEEEIREAIFSFVGEYEQVPPAYSAKKYKGERLYKLARDGKIISLPPRKVRIFKIWDVKISGKEVSFRVEVSSGTYVRSLCMDIGYKLGCGATAVELVRERVGHHNLEESINVFEATPEELESKIIPLEKTLEWFASVVVYQKFASGVLNGSQIFLEMLKEWDEFRKDDVVKVFDEEGNLLALAMAERNSSFLYTLKRQRRNERVLKLIKVFNMR, encoded by the coding sequence ATGAAGCATGGAATAATTGTTGCTTATAAACCAAAAGGTCCCACTTCTCACGATACTGTTGACGAAGTGAGAAAGAAGCTAAAAACCCGGAAAGTAGGACATGCTGGTACGTTGGATCCTTTTGCTTGTGGTGTTCTCATTATTGGAATAAACCAAGGCACCCGTGTCTTAGAGTTCTACAAGGATCTGAACAAAGTGTACTGGGTGAAAATGAGATTAGGATTGATAACTGAAACTTTTGACATCACAGGTGAAGTTGTAGAAGAAAGAGAGTGCAAAGTTTCGGAGGAAGAAATAAGAGAAGCAATATTCTCCTTTGTAGGAGAATACGAGCAGGTTCCACCAGCTTATTCTGCAAAAAAATATAAAGGAGAGCGTCTCTATAAACTGGCTAGAGATGGGAAGATCATAAGTCTGCCTCCCCGAAAAGTTAGAATTTTCAAAATTTGGGATGTGAAGATCTCAGGAAAGGAGGTTTCTTTCAGGGTAGAAGTTTCGTCAGGAACTTATGTAAGATCTCTCTGTATGGATATTGGGTACAAACTTGGATGTGGCGCCACAGCTGTAGAACTTGTTAGAGAACGAGTGGGGCATCATAATCTCGAAGAAAGTATTAACGTTTTTGAAGCTACGCCGGAAGAATTGGAAAGCAAAATAATTCCTTTGGAGAAAACATTGGAGTGGTTTGCAAGTGTCGTGGTTTATCAAAAATTTGCAAGTGGGGTCCTCAATGGTTCACAGATATTTTTAGAAATGCTCAAAGAATGGGATGAATTCAGAAAAGACGATGTTGTTAAAGTGTTTGATGAAGAAGGGAATTTGTTGGCACTAGCTATGGCGGAAAGGAATTCTTCTTTTTTGTACACTTTGAAAAGACAGAGAAGGAATGAACGAGTGTTGAAACTCATAAAAGTCTTTAACATGAGGTGA
- the ribF gene encoding riboflavin biosynthesis protein RibF, with protein sequence MVVTIGVFDGVHIGHQKILEALKDVASFKRLPGLIFTISHPPEYFSPNFPGLLISTEERVRILSQYSKTVVLDFLQIKDLSPEHFVEKYLPGVSTVVVGKDFKFGKNAEGDASFLKKKGIEVHEVEDVVVGGKRVSSSLIRSLVQEGNVEEIPLYLGRFYEISGIVYKDRQFGKKLGFPTANIDRGREKLVDLRRGIYLVRVHLPSREKKFGVMNVGLRPTVGDSSHIKYEVYILDFEGELYNEYLKVEVIKFLRPEKKFASVKELKNAIEKDVFLARKLVSDIINSNSSKGGGTT encoded by the coding sequence ATGGTTGTCACTATCGGAGTATTCGACGGTGTTCATATTGGACACCAAAAAATTTTGGAAGCACTCAAAGATGTTGCCTCTTTCAAAAGACTTCCTGGTTTAATATTCACAATTTCTCATCCGCCAGAGTACTTCTCACCCAATTTTCCAGGACTTCTCATATCCACAGAAGAAAGAGTGAGGATTCTTTCTCAATATTCAAAAACGGTTGTTTTAGACTTTTTGCAGATCAAGGATCTTTCACCGGAACACTTTGTCGAAAAGTACTTACCAGGAGTTTCAACTGTTGTTGTTGGGAAAGATTTCAAATTCGGTAAAAATGCGGAGGGTGACGCTTCTTTCTTAAAGAAAAAAGGAATAGAAGTTCATGAGGTTGAAGATGTGGTTGTTGGTGGAAAAAGAGTGAGCAGTTCTTTGATCAGAAGCCTTGTCCAAGAAGGTAATGTGGAAGAAATACCACTGTATCTTGGAAGATTTTACGAAATATCGGGCATTGTCTATAAAGATAGACAATTTGGTAAAAAGTTGGGATTTCCAACAGCCAACATTGATAGAGGAAGAGAAAAGCTCGTAGATTTGAGAAGAGGAATCTATTTAGTTAGGGTGCATCTTCCTAGTCGAGAGAAAAAATTTGGTGTCATGAACGTGGGATTAAGGCCAACGGTGGGAGATTCCTCCCATATAAAGTACGAAGTTTACATTCTGGACTTCGAAGGGGAGCTGTACAATGAGTACTTGAAAGTGGAAGTGATAAAGTTTTTGAGGCCGGAGAAGAAATTCGCCTCTGTTAAAGAATTGAAGAACGCTATAGAAAAAGATGTTTTTCTCGCGAGAAAGTTGGTGAGTGATATAATCAATTCGAATTCAAGCAAAGGAGGTGGTACCACATGA
- a CDS encoding ECF transporter S component: MKRLTYTAMWLAVGIALAYLFHLVNLGRMFLPLHLVAMLAGATSGAFVGGIVGAFLPLLSFLTMGMPPFPIFLFMIPEIFFYGFIPGIMKRSNIFLRLLIAILVGRLVYSISYYTIGLLIGIKLQPITSVILSFTTGIPGVILQFIVVPLVYRRLQLIFEKGGKENA, translated from the coding sequence ATGAAGAGGTTAACGTACACTGCCATGTGGCTTGCTGTTGGAATAGCACTCGCTTATCTTTTCCATTTGGTTAACCTTGGAAGGATGTTTTTACCTCTTCACCTTGTGGCAATGCTCGCCGGAGCAACTTCGGGAGCTTTTGTGGGGGGGATCGTTGGGGCGTTTCTTCCACTCCTTTCGTTTCTAACTATGGGAATGCCTCCTTTTCCCATATTCCTGTTCATGATACCAGAGATCTTCTTCTACGGCTTCATTCCAGGAATCATGAAAAGAAGCAACATATTTCTACGTCTCCTCATTGCCATACTCGTTGGTAGATTAGTTTATTCTATCTCTTACTATACAATTGGTCTCCTCATTGGCATCAAACTTCAGCCGATTACTTCTGTAATTCTAAGTTTCACCACGGGAATTCCTGGTGTGATACTTCAATTCATAGTAGTTCCGCTTGTATACAGGAGACTTCAATTGATATTTGAGAAGGGAGGAAAAGAGAATGCCTGA
- the yajC gene encoding preprotein translocase subunit YajC translates to MPEIVYAAAPGASNGTATTSTSGGWGSLLFMLIFFIAIFYFLIILPQRRREKQFQQMLSQLKRGDTVVTIGGIVGKVIDIKKDTVKIKTANATELEITKRAISTVIKEKAQESQEG, encoded by the coding sequence ATGCCTGAGATCGTTTACGCAGCAGCTCCCGGTGCATCAAACGGGACTGCTACAACCTCCACGAGCGGGGGTTGGGGAAGTCTTTTGTTTATGCTCATCTTTTTCATAGCAATTTTCTATTTTTTGATCATCCTTCCTCAAAGAAGGAGAGAGAAACAGTTTCAGCAGATGTTGAGTCAATTAAAACGCGGAGATACTGTTGTTACAATAGGAGGAATTGTTGGGAAAGTGATCGACATTAAAAAAGACACCGTTAAAATCAAAACGGCAAATGCTACGGAGCTTGAAATCACTAAGAGGGCAATTTCTACAGTTATAAAAGAGAAAGCACAAGAAAGTCAGGAGGGATGA
- the secD gene encoding protein translocase subunit SecD, with protein sequence MRGDKVRLVVVLAVLIGALLALFWPSKGGWMSNIRLGLDIKGGARIEYLVEIEEGTENPTDVVDDVWTVLRNRLDAAGYTEASVKKVFRENKSYIVVEIPGATDTVQAEKLIGSTGVLYFAQVLDEYLGDDPTKVPELALEAKRENATWLRGRDGKWYLVKKEIMGRKDLVLEAPRIIYARPEVETRTGRYGYKVSFELAKEYVEKFKKITQALYVPEGTYDPKKRLAIVLDNVVQFAGQVVAIITDGKAEITGNFSLEEAKQLAAILRSGALPARLVKTSSGWVAPLLGRDVIDSSLKAGIIGIILVLAYMLVYYRAMGIVADLALIYNTILLLGVMAAGKFILTLPGIAGIILTIGTTVDGNVIIYERIKEEMRAGKPVRTSIAAGFDRSLSTILDANITTILTGLILYYFGTGTVKGFAITLIIGVLGSIFVNLVFSRLLLDALAPFLKTPKVVEEAQGGNKR encoded by the coding sequence ATGCGGGGAGATAAGGTAAGACTTGTTGTAGTATTGGCAGTTCTGATTGGTGCCCTACTGGCTCTCTTTTGGCCCAGCAAAGGTGGTTGGATGTCTAACATCCGTCTTGGTTTAGATATAAAAGGTGGTGCAAGGATCGAATACCTGGTTGAGATAGAAGAAGGAACGGAAAATCCCACTGATGTTGTCGATGATGTGTGGACAGTTTTGAGAAATCGTCTCGATGCCGCTGGTTATACAGAAGCATCTGTGAAGAAAGTCTTTCGGGAAAACAAATCTTACATAGTTGTTGAAATACCTGGGGCGACTGACACAGTTCAAGCTGAAAAACTCATTGGTTCAACGGGTGTTCTTTACTTTGCTCAAGTACTCGATGAATATCTCGGTGACGATCCAACGAAAGTGCCGGAACTAGCTCTCGAAGCCAAAAGGGAGAATGCAACATGGCTTAGAGGAAGAGATGGGAAATGGTACCTTGTGAAGAAGGAGATAATGGGAAGAAAGGATCTAGTTCTTGAAGCGCCTCGCATTATCTACGCAAGACCCGAGGTAGAGACAAGAACGGGTCGATACGGTTACAAGGTTTCATTCGAGCTAGCCAAAGAATATGTAGAAAAGTTCAAAAAGATTACACAAGCTCTTTATGTTCCCGAGGGGACTTACGATCCAAAAAAAAGACTGGCCATCGTCCTAGATAACGTAGTCCAGTTTGCAGGTCAAGTTGTGGCCATCATCACTGATGGAAAGGCTGAAATAACAGGAAACTTCTCTTTAGAAGAGGCAAAACAACTCGCTGCCATTTTGAGAAGTGGGGCATTGCCAGCTAGACTCGTGAAAACCTCATCTGGGTGGGTTGCACCACTTCTTGGGCGTGATGTGATCGATTCTTCGTTGAAAGCAGGTATCATAGGAATTATTTTGGTTCTTGCTTACATGCTGGTTTACTACAGAGCAATGGGAATCGTTGCTGATCTTGCTCTCATCTACAACACCATTTTGCTTTTGGGAGTTATGGCAGCTGGTAAATTCATTCTTACCCTCCCTGGAATAGCCGGTATCATCTTGACCATAGGAACAACCGTTGATGGGAACGTGATCATATACGAAAGAATAAAGGAAGAAATGAGAGCAGGAAAACCTGTGAGAACATCCATAGCAGCGGGTTTTGATCGTTCGCTGTCGACAATACTCGATGCGAACATCACAACTATTCTCACCGGACTCATATTGTATTATTTCGGAACTGGAACCGTGAAAGGTTTTGCCATTACATTAATCATAGGTGTTCTTGGAAGCATCTTCGTGAATCTGGTTTTCAGTAGGCTCCTTCTCGATGCTCTAGCACCGTTTCTGAAAACGCCCAAAGTTGTTGAAGAAGCGCAGGGAGGGAACAAACGATGA